One genomic segment of Ricinus communis isolate WT05 ecotype wild-type chromosome 5, ASM1957865v1, whole genome shotgun sequence includes these proteins:
- the LOC8272436 gene encoding SNARE-interacting protein KEULE, with product MSFSDSDASSSGGDYKNFRQISRERLLHEMLRSAKTGNSKSTWKVLIMDKLTVKVMSYSCKMADITQEGVSLVEDIYRRRQPLPSMDAIYFIQPTKENVIMFLSDMSGRSPLYKKAFVFFSSPISKELVTHIKRDASVLPRIGALREMNLEYFAIDSQGFVTDNERALEELFRDEEDSSRGDACLNVMATRITTVFASLREFPFVRYRAAKSLDVTTMTTLRDLIPTKLAARVWDRLTQYKQKIEHFPQTETCELLILDRSIDQIAPIIHEWTYDAMCHDLLNMEGNKYVHEIPNKAGGPAEKKEVLLEEHDPIWLELRHAHIADASERLHEKMTNFVSKNKAAQIQHGSRDGELSTRDLQKMVQALPQYSEQIDKLSLHVEIAGKVNRIIRELGLRDIGQLEQDLVFGDKGTTDVIRFLNTNEGATRENKLRLLMILAAIYPEKFDGEKGLNLMKLAKLPEDDMNAVNNMRLIGSLESKKGSAGAFSLKFDLHKKKRAARKDRSGAEETTWQLSRFYPMIEELIEKLSKGELSKEEYPCMNDPSATFHGTSHPASVNQAPVVHSRRSRPAATWARPRNSDDGYSSDSILRHASSDFRRMGRRIFVFIVGGATRSELRVCHKLTSKLQREVVLGSSSLDDPPQFITKLKLLTAHELTLDDLQI from the exons ATGTCTTTCTCAGATTCTGACGCGTCATCTTCTGGTGGCGACTACAAGAATTTTAGACAAATCAGCCGTGAAC GTTTGTTACATGAGATGCTTCGGTCAGCCAAAACAGGaaattcaaaatcaacctGGAAG GTGCTCATCATGGACAAACTTACTGTAAAGGTCATGTCTTACTCGTGCAAGATGGCTGATATTACGCAGGAAGGAGTTTCAT TGGTAGAAGATATTTACAGACGAAGGCAGCCATTACCTTCCATGGATGCTATATACTTTATTCAACCAACAAAAGAGAA TGTTATCATGTTCTTGTCAGACATGTCTGGGAGGTCACCTCTATATAAGAA GGCATTTGTTTTCTTCAGCTCACCTATTTCAAAAGAATTAGTTACTCATATCAAGAGAGATGCAAGTGTATTGCCTCGAATAGGAGCATTGAGAGAG ATGAATTTGGAGTATTTTGCTATAGACAGTCAG GGATTTGTGACTGATAATGAGAGGGCTTTAGAAGAACTTTTCAGGGATGAGGAGGATTCTAGCAGAGGGGATGCATGTTTGAATGTGATGGCTACTCGCATAACTACAGTTTTTGCTTCTTTAAGG GAATTTCCTTTTGTGCGCTATCGTGCTGCCAAGTCCCTTGATGTAACTACAATGACAACTCTTCGTGATCTGATCCCCACAAAACTTGCTGCTAGAGTTTGGGACCGTCTAACACAATATAAACAAAAGATTGAGCACTTCCCTCAAACAGAAACATGTGAGCTACTTATCCTCGATAGATCAATAGATCAG ATTGCTCCTATTATACACGAGTGGACATATGATGCCATGTGCCATGATTTACTTAACATGGAGGGAAATAAATATGTGCATGAG ATTCCTAACAAAGCAGGTGGTCCAGCTGAGAAAAAAGAGGTTCTGTTAGAGGAGCATGATCCCATCTGGCTTGAGCTTCGCCATGCTCATATAGCAGAT GCTAGTGAACGGTTGCATGAGAAGATGACCAACTTTGTATCAAAGAACAAAGCCGCACAGATTCAACATGGTTCAAG AGATGGTGAACTTTCCACACGGGATTTACAAAAGATGGTTCAAGCATTGCCGCAATACAGTGAACAAATTGACAAGCTTTCCCTCCATGTAGAG ATTGCAGGAAAAGTTAACAGAATTATCAGGGAATTGGGGCTTCGGGACATAGGGCAACTGGAACAGGACCTAGTTTTTGGAGATAAAGGAACGACTGATGTAATTAGGTTTTTGAACACAAATGAG GGTGCAACTCGTGAAAATAAGTTGCGGTTGTTGATGATTCTTGCAGCCATTTATCCTGAGAAGTTCGATGGTGAAAAGGGTCTTAATCTAATGAAG TTAGCAAAATTACCAGAAGATGACATGAATGCTGTGAATAATATGAGATTAATTGGGTCTCTGGAATCCAAAAAAGGTTCAGCAGGAGCTTTTTCTTTGAAGTTTGACCTTCACAAG AAGAAACGCGCCGCTAGAAAAGACCGCTCTGGTGCTGAAGAAACAACATGGCAATTATCACGATTTTATCCTATGATAGAG GAACTTATTGAAAAACTCAGCAAAGGAGAATTATCCAAGGAAGAATATCCATGTATGAATGACCCAAGTGCAACTTTCCATGGTACATCCCACCCTGCTTCAGTAAATCAAGCTCCAGTTGTCCATTCAAGGAGATCAAGACCGGCAGCAACATGGGCCCGACCTAGAAACTCTGATGATGGGTATTCAAG TGATTCGATACTGAGACATGCATCTAGTGATTTTAGAAGGATGGGTCGGCgtatatttgtatttatcgTAGGTGGAGCTACTAGATCTGAG CTAAGGGTATGCCACAAGCTTACAAGCAAGCTACAGAGGGAAGTTGTTCTAGGCTCGTCGAGTCTTGATGATCCTCCACAGTTTATTACG AAACTAAAGCTACTGACAGCACATGAACTCACTTTGGATGATCTACAGATATAA
- the LOC8272437 gene encoding deoxyribodipyrimidine photo-lyase — MASLSTSIQPGRVRVLKEGLEKQTGPVIYWMFRDQRLRDNWALIHAVDQANKANVPVAVAFNLFDQFLGAKARQLGFMLKGLRLLQGKIEERLQIPFFLFQGAAEDTIPQFLGECGASLLVTDFSPLREIRKSKDEICMRISDTVTIHEVDAHNIVPIWVASEKLEYSARTIRSKINKRLPDYLIDFPALRPPNTMWSAAANKSIDWDTLIDEVLRKGAEVPEIEWCMPGEDAAMEVLMGTKNGFLTKRLKNYSTDRNNPLKPQGLSGLSPYLHFGQISAQRCALEACKAQKLCPQSVDSFLEELIVRRELADNFCFYQPHYDSLQGAWEWARNTLLDHASDKREHIYSKEQLERAQTADLLWNASQLEMVYYGKMHGFMRMYWAKKILEWTRGPEEALAISTYLNDKYEIDGRDPSGYVGCMWSICGVHDQGWKERPIFGKIRYMNYAGCKRKFNVDSYITYVKRFVSEIKKRKAETQFGRKAKEPCH; from the exons ATGGCCTCTCTATCAACCTCTATCCAACCAGGGCGAGTTCGGGTCCTTAAAGAAGGATTAGAAAAGCAGACGGGTCCTGTTATTTACTGGATGTTTAGAGATCAGCGGTTAAGAGACAATTGGGCTTTAATACATGCCGTTGATCAAGCTAACAAGGCCAATGTACCTGTTGCTGttgcttttaatttgtttgatcAGTTTCTAGGAGCTAAAGCTAGGCAATTAGGGTTTATGTTAAAGGGCTTACGTCTACTTCAGGGCAAAATTGAAGAGAGACTTCAAATTCCGTTTTTTCTATTCCAA GGAGCAGCTGAAGATACGATTCCGCAGTTCTTAGGAGAGTGTGGGGCTTCACTTTTAGTTACTGATTTCTCACCTTTGAGAGAAATTCGTAAAAGCAAAGATGAAATTTGCATGAGGATCAGTGATACTGTGACCATACATGAAGTTGATGCTCACAATATTGTACCTATTTGGGTAGCATCAGAAAAGTTGGAGTACAGTGCTAGGACTATAAGGAGtaagataaataaaaggtTACCTGATTACCTTATTGATTTTCCTGCATTACGACCACCTAATACAATGTGGTCTGCTGCTGCAAATAAGTCAATTGATTGGGATACTCTTATTGATGAAGTTTTAAG GAAAGGAGCAGAAGTTCCTGAAATTGAATGGTGCATGCCGGGAGAAGATGCAGCAATGGAAGTATTAATGGGAACTAAAAATGGATTCTTGACCAAAAGGTTGAAGAATTATTCCACAGATAGGAATAACCCACTAAAGCCTCAAGGGCTTTCTGGTCTCTCTCCGTATCTTCATTTTGGGCAGATATCTGCACAGAGGTGCGCCCTGGAGGCATGCAAGGCACAGAAGCTTTGTCCTCAG TCAGTTGACTCGTTTTTGGAGGAGTTGATCGTGCGTAGAGAACTGGCAGATAACTTCTGCTTCTACCAGCCTCATTATGATTCACTGCAAGGGGCATGGGAGTGGGCTCGTAATACCTTGCTGGATCATGCATCTGACAAGCGAGAACATATTTACTC GAAGGAGCAATTAGAGAGGGCACAGACAGCTGATCTG CTATGGAATGCTTCGCAGTTGGAGATGGTGTACTACGGGAAGATGCATGGTTTTATGCG TATGTATTGGGCAAAAAAGATTCTGGAGTGGACAAGAGGACCTGAAGAAGCTCTTGCAATATCAACATATCTAAACGACAAG TATGAAATAGATGGAAGAGACCCCAGCGGCTATGTTGGTTGCATGTGGTCCATTTGTGGCGTTCATGACCAG GGTTGGAAAGAGCGACCCATTTTTGGGAAAATTCGTTATATGAACTACGCGGGTTGCAAAAGGAAATTTAATGTTGACAGCTACATTACATATGTCAAGAGGTTTGTGAGTGAAATTAAGAAGAGGAAGGCAGAAACTCAGTTTGGTAGAAAAGCAAAAGAGCCCTGCCATTAG
- the LOC8272438 gene encoding uncharacterized protein LOC8272438 isoform X1 yields MAATTNTATTPASVDSGGPTTAASADELNAKAVHKRYEGLVLVRTKAIKGKGAWYWAHLEPMLVHNTDTGLPKAVKLRCSLCDAVFSASNPSRTASEHLKRGTCPNFNSLPKPISSISPSSNTPPPPPPVATIASPSSGGGSGGGVVSASAIVHNNRKRSAGASSGIVSATVPYVAPSYQVSPLAIVDPSRFSGELAVLPQQQQHLMLSGGKDDLDALAMLENSVKKLKSPKTSPGPALSKSQIDFAFDYLADWVYESCGSVSFSALEHPKFRAFLNQVGLPAVSRREFSGGRLDIKFEETKAESEARIRDAMFFQIASDGWKVKNHRGFSELNLVNLTLNLPNGTSLYRRAVFVSDSVPSKYAEEVLWETISGICGSAVQQCVGIVADRFKAKALRNLENQNYWMVNLSCQFQGFTNLIKDFSKELSLFKTVTENCFKLANFINNKSQIRNSFHKYQLQEYGHTGLLRVPLREHEKMDFGPVYNMLEDILSSARAIPMVLVDESYKIVSLEDPTAREVAEMIRDVGFWNELEAVHSLVKLIKEMAQEIETERPLVGQCLPLWDELRGKVKDWCSKFHIAEGEVEKVVERRFKKNYHPAWAAAYILDPLYLLRDTSGKYLPPFKCLTAEQEKDVDKLITRLVSREEAHIALMELMKWRTEGLDPVYARAVQMKERDPITGKMRMANPQSSRLVWETYLTEFKSLGKVAVRLIFLHATACGFKCNWSLLKWVCAHGHSRAALDKAQKLIFVAAHSKFERREFSSDEDKDAELFALANGEDDVLNEVLVDSSSVRWGQRYCWTGEATVRWLVVSRMRWNMIKGRMLP; encoded by the exons ATGGCAGCCACGACTAATACAGCAACTACACCAGCATCGGTGGATTCAGGAGGACCAACCACCGCAGCTTCAGCAGATGAGCTCAACGCTAAAGCTGTACATAAGAGATATGAAGGTCTTGTATTGGTTAGAACAAAGGCTATAAAGGGTAAAGGCGCGTGGTATTGGGCACATTTAGAACCTATGCTAGTCCATAACACTGATACTGGTTTACCTAAAGCAGTTAAGCTCCGGTGTTCTTTATGTGATGCCGTTTTTTCAGCTTCTAATCCTTCCAGAACTGCTTCTGAACATCTTAAACGTGGTACTTGtccaaattttaattctttgcCTAAACCCATTTCTTCTATCTCCCCTTCTTCTAAtacaccaccaccaccaccaccagtAGCCACGATAGCTTCACCGTCAAGTGGTGGCGGTAGTGGTGGTGGTGTAGTTTCTGCTTCTGCCATAGTacataataatagaaaacgtTCAGCTGGTGCAAGTTCAGGGATTGTGTCTGCTACAGTACCATATGTAGCACCTTCTTATCAAGTAAGTCCTTTGGCTATTGTTGATCCATCAAGATTTTCAGGTGAGTTGGCAGTGTTGCCTCAACAACAACAGCATTTGATGCTTTCTGGTGGGAAAGATGATTTAGATGCTTTAGCTATGTTGGAAAACAGTGTCAAGAAGTTAAAAAGTCCTAAAACTTCACCAGGGCCTGCTTTGAGCAAGTCTCAGATTGACTttgcttttgattatttaGCTGATTGGGTGTACGAGTCTTGTGGGtctgtttctttttctgctCTTGAGCATCCTAAGTTCCGGGCATTCTTGAATCAAGTTGGTTTGCCTGCTGTTTCAAGAAGAGAGTTTTCTGGTGGTAGGTTGGATATTAAGTTCGAAGAAACTAAGGCCGAGTCTGAGGCAAGAATTAGAGATGCtatgttttttcaaattgcaTCTGATGGTTGGAAAGTTAAGAATCACAGGGGTTTCAGTGAGTTGAATTTGGTGAACTTGACATTGAATTTGCCCAATGGGACGAGTTTGTATCGAAGAGCTGTGTTTGTTAGTGACTCGGTGCCTTCTAAGTATGCAGAAGAGGTTTTATGGGAGACTATATCAGGCATTTGCGGGAGTGCTGTGCAGCAGTGTGTAGGTATAGTTGCAGACAGGTTTAAGGCTAAGGCACTGAGGAATTTAGAGAATCAGAATTATTGGATGGTTAATCTTTCATGCCAATTCCAAGGTTTCACTAATTTGATTAAGGACTTTAGCAAGGAGCTTTCACTGTTCAAGACTGTTACTGAGAATTGCTTCAAACTTGCAAATTTCATCAATAACAAGAGTCAAATTCGAAATAGTTTCCATAAGTATCAATTGCAGGAGTACGGACATACAGGATTATTGAGAGTGCCGTTGCGTGAGCATGAGaagatggattttggtcctgTGTATAACATGCTAGAGGATATATTGAGCTCAGCTCGAGCAATACCAATGGTTTTGGTAGATGAATCGTATAAGATAGTTTCCTTGGAAGATCCAACTGCAAGAGAAGTTGCTGAAATGATTAGAGATGTGGGGTTTTGGAATGAACTGGAAGCGGTGCATTCATTGGTTAAGTTGATCAAGGAAATGGCTCAGGAGATTGAAACAGAGAGGCCATTAGTTGGTCAATGCCTGCCGCTGTGGGATGAACTAAGAGGAAAAGTGAAGGATTGGTGTTCAAAGTTCCACATTGCGGAAGGAGAAGTGGAGAAAGTGGTCGAAAGGCGGTTCAAGAAGAATTATCATCCTGCTTGGGCTGCTGCATACATACTTGATCCACTGTATTTGCTTAGGGACACTAGTGGCAAATACCTTCCTCCTTTCAAATGCCTGACAGCTGAGCAGGAAAAGGATGTGGACAAGCTCATAACCAGGCTTGTCTCCAGGGAGGAAGCTCATATTGCATTAATGGAACTCATGAAATGGAGAACAGAAGGGCTTGATCCAGTGTATGCCAGAGCTGTACAGATGAAGGAAAGAGATCCCATAACAGGAAAGATGAGAATGGCCAATCCGCAAAGTAGTAGGCTTGTGTGGGAGACTTATCTTACTGAGTTTAAGTCGCTAGGGAAAGTTGCAGTGAGGCTTATTTTCCTTCATGCTACCGCCTGTGGATTCAAATGCAATTGGTCTTTGTTAAAATGGGTGTGTGCCCATGGGCACTCGAGAGCAGCATTGGACAAGGCACAAAAGTTGATATTTGTTGCAGCTCATTCAAAGTTTGAGAGGCGGGAGTTTTCAAGCGATGAAGATAAGGATGCAGAGCTTTTCGCATTGGCAAACGGTGAGGATGATGTGCTGAATGAGGTTCTTGTTGATTCATCCTCAGT ACGCTGGGGACAAAGATATTGTTGGACTGGAGAGGCCACCGTAAGATGGTTGGTGGTTAGTAGAATGAGATGGAACATGATTAAAGGTAGAATGCTGCCGTAA
- the LOC8272438 gene encoding uncharacterized protein LOC8272438 isoform X2: MAATTNTATTPASVDSGGPTTAASADELNAKAVHKRYEGLVLVRTKAIKGKGAWYWAHLEPMLVHNTDTGLPKAVKLRCSLCDAVFSASNPSRTASEHLKRGTCPNFNSLPKPISSISPSSNTPPPPPPVATIASPSSGGGSGGGVVSASAIVHNNRKRSAGASSGIVSATVPYVAPSYQVSPLAIVDPSRFSGELAVLPQQQQHLMLSGGKDDLDALAMLENSVKKLKSPKTSPGPALSKSQIDFAFDYLADWVYESCGSVSFSALEHPKFRAFLNQVGLPAVSRREFSGGRLDIKFEETKAESEARIRDAMFFQIASDGWKVKNHRGFSELNLVNLTLNLPNGTSLYRRAVFVSDSVPSKYAEEVLWETISGICGSAVQQCVGIVADRFKAKALRNLENQNYWMVNLSCQFQGFTNLIKDFSKELSLFKTVTENCFKLANFINNKSQIRNSFHKYQLQEYGHTGLLRVPLREHEKMDFGPVYNMLEDILSSARAIPMVLVDESYKIVSLEDPTAREVAEMIRDVGFWNELEAVHSLVKLIKEMAQEIETERPLVGQCLPLWDELRGKVKDWCSKFHIAEGEVEKVVERRFKKNYHPAWAAAYILDPLYLLRDTSGKYLPPFKCLTAEQEKDVDKLITRLVSREEAHIALMELMKWRTEGLDPVYARAVQMKERDPITGKMRMANPQSSRLVWETYLTEFKSLGKVAVRLIFLHATACGFKCNWSLLKWVCAHGHSRAALDKAQKLIFVAAHSKFERREFSSDEDKDAELFALANGEDDVLNETLGTKILLDWRGHRKMVGG; this comes from the exons ATGGCAGCCACGACTAATACAGCAACTACACCAGCATCGGTGGATTCAGGAGGACCAACCACCGCAGCTTCAGCAGATGAGCTCAACGCTAAAGCTGTACATAAGAGATATGAAGGTCTTGTATTGGTTAGAACAAAGGCTATAAAGGGTAAAGGCGCGTGGTATTGGGCACATTTAGAACCTATGCTAGTCCATAACACTGATACTGGTTTACCTAAAGCAGTTAAGCTCCGGTGTTCTTTATGTGATGCCGTTTTTTCAGCTTCTAATCCTTCCAGAACTGCTTCTGAACATCTTAAACGTGGTACTTGtccaaattttaattctttgcCTAAACCCATTTCTTCTATCTCCCCTTCTTCTAAtacaccaccaccaccaccaccagtAGCCACGATAGCTTCACCGTCAAGTGGTGGCGGTAGTGGTGGTGGTGTAGTTTCTGCTTCTGCCATAGTacataataatagaaaacgtTCAGCTGGTGCAAGTTCAGGGATTGTGTCTGCTACAGTACCATATGTAGCACCTTCTTATCAAGTAAGTCCTTTGGCTATTGTTGATCCATCAAGATTTTCAGGTGAGTTGGCAGTGTTGCCTCAACAACAACAGCATTTGATGCTTTCTGGTGGGAAAGATGATTTAGATGCTTTAGCTATGTTGGAAAACAGTGTCAAGAAGTTAAAAAGTCCTAAAACTTCACCAGGGCCTGCTTTGAGCAAGTCTCAGATTGACTttgcttttgattatttaGCTGATTGGGTGTACGAGTCTTGTGGGtctgtttctttttctgctCTTGAGCATCCTAAGTTCCGGGCATTCTTGAATCAAGTTGGTTTGCCTGCTGTTTCAAGAAGAGAGTTTTCTGGTGGTAGGTTGGATATTAAGTTCGAAGAAACTAAGGCCGAGTCTGAGGCAAGAATTAGAGATGCtatgttttttcaaattgcaTCTGATGGTTGGAAAGTTAAGAATCACAGGGGTTTCAGTGAGTTGAATTTGGTGAACTTGACATTGAATTTGCCCAATGGGACGAGTTTGTATCGAAGAGCTGTGTTTGTTAGTGACTCGGTGCCTTCTAAGTATGCAGAAGAGGTTTTATGGGAGACTATATCAGGCATTTGCGGGAGTGCTGTGCAGCAGTGTGTAGGTATAGTTGCAGACAGGTTTAAGGCTAAGGCACTGAGGAATTTAGAGAATCAGAATTATTGGATGGTTAATCTTTCATGCCAATTCCAAGGTTTCACTAATTTGATTAAGGACTTTAGCAAGGAGCTTTCACTGTTCAAGACTGTTACTGAGAATTGCTTCAAACTTGCAAATTTCATCAATAACAAGAGTCAAATTCGAAATAGTTTCCATAAGTATCAATTGCAGGAGTACGGACATACAGGATTATTGAGAGTGCCGTTGCGTGAGCATGAGaagatggattttggtcctgTGTATAACATGCTAGAGGATATATTGAGCTCAGCTCGAGCAATACCAATGGTTTTGGTAGATGAATCGTATAAGATAGTTTCCTTGGAAGATCCAACTGCAAGAGAAGTTGCTGAAATGATTAGAGATGTGGGGTTTTGGAATGAACTGGAAGCGGTGCATTCATTGGTTAAGTTGATCAAGGAAATGGCTCAGGAGATTGAAACAGAGAGGCCATTAGTTGGTCAATGCCTGCCGCTGTGGGATGAACTAAGAGGAAAAGTGAAGGATTGGTGTTCAAAGTTCCACATTGCGGAAGGAGAAGTGGAGAAAGTGGTCGAAAGGCGGTTCAAGAAGAATTATCATCCTGCTTGGGCTGCTGCATACATACTTGATCCACTGTATTTGCTTAGGGACACTAGTGGCAAATACCTTCCTCCTTTCAAATGCCTGACAGCTGAGCAGGAAAAGGATGTGGACAAGCTCATAACCAGGCTTGTCTCCAGGGAGGAAGCTCATATTGCATTAATGGAACTCATGAAATGGAGAACAGAAGGGCTTGATCCAGTGTATGCCAGAGCTGTACAGATGAAGGAAAGAGATCCCATAACAGGAAAGATGAGAATGGCCAATCCGCAAAGTAGTAGGCTTGTGTGGGAGACTTATCTTACTGAGTTTAAGTCGCTAGGGAAAGTTGCAGTGAGGCTTATTTTCCTTCATGCTACCGCCTGTGGATTCAAATGCAATTGGTCTTTGTTAAAATGGGTGTGTGCCCATGGGCACTCGAGAGCAGCATTGGACAAGGCACAAAAGTTGATATTTGTTGCAGCTCATTCAAAGTTTGAGAGGCGGGAGTTTTCAAGCGATGAAGATAAGGATGCAGAGCTTTTCGCATTGGCAAACGGTGAGGATGATGTGCTGAATGAG ACGCTGGGGACAAAGATATTGTTGGACTGGAGAGGCCACCGTAAGATGGTTGGTGGTTAG
- the LOC8272438 gene encoding uncharacterized protein LOC8272438 isoform X3, producing the protein MAATTNTATTPASVDSGGPTTAASADELNAKAVHKRYEGLVLVRTKAIKGKGAWYWAHLEPMLVHNTDTGLPKAVKLRCSLCDAVFSASNPSRTASEHLKRGTCPNFNSLPKPISSISPSSNTPPPPPPVATIASPSSGGGSGGGVVSASAIVHNNRKRSAGASSGIVSATVPYVAPSYQVSPLAIVDPSRFSGELAVLPQQQQHLMLSGGKDDLDALAMLENSVKKLKSPKTSPGPALSKSQIDFAFDYLADWVYESCGSVSFSALEHPKFRAFLNQVGLPAVSRREFSGGRLDIKFEETKAESEARIRDAMFFQIASDGWKVKNHRGFSELNLVNLTLNLPNGTSLYRRAVFVSDSVPSKYAEEVLWETISGICGSAVQQCVGIVADRFKAKALRNLENQNYWMVNLSCQFQGFTNLIKDFSKELSLFKTVTENCFKLANFINNKSQIRNSFHKYQLQEYGHTGLLRVPLREHEKMDFGPVYNMLEDILSSARAIPMVLVDESYKIVSLEDPTAREVAEMIRDVGFWNELEAVHSLVKLIKEMAQEIETERPLVGQCLPLWDELRGKVKDWCSKFHIAEGEVEKVVERRFKKNYHPAWAAAYILDPLYLLRDTSGKYLPPFKCLTAEQEKDVDKLITRLVSREEAHIALMELMKWRTEGLDPVYARAVQMKERDPITGKMRMANPQSSRLVWETYLTEFKSLGKVAVRLIFLHATACGFKCNWSLLKWVCAHGHSRAALDKAQKLIFVAAHSKFERREFSSDEDKDAELFALANDAGDKDIVGLERPP; encoded by the exons ATGGCAGCCACGACTAATACAGCAACTACACCAGCATCGGTGGATTCAGGAGGACCAACCACCGCAGCTTCAGCAGATGAGCTCAACGCTAAAGCTGTACATAAGAGATATGAAGGTCTTGTATTGGTTAGAACAAAGGCTATAAAGGGTAAAGGCGCGTGGTATTGGGCACATTTAGAACCTATGCTAGTCCATAACACTGATACTGGTTTACCTAAAGCAGTTAAGCTCCGGTGTTCTTTATGTGATGCCGTTTTTTCAGCTTCTAATCCTTCCAGAACTGCTTCTGAACATCTTAAACGTGGTACTTGtccaaattttaattctttgcCTAAACCCATTTCTTCTATCTCCCCTTCTTCTAAtacaccaccaccaccaccaccagtAGCCACGATAGCTTCACCGTCAAGTGGTGGCGGTAGTGGTGGTGGTGTAGTTTCTGCTTCTGCCATAGTacataataatagaaaacgtTCAGCTGGTGCAAGTTCAGGGATTGTGTCTGCTACAGTACCATATGTAGCACCTTCTTATCAAGTAAGTCCTTTGGCTATTGTTGATCCATCAAGATTTTCAGGTGAGTTGGCAGTGTTGCCTCAACAACAACAGCATTTGATGCTTTCTGGTGGGAAAGATGATTTAGATGCTTTAGCTATGTTGGAAAACAGTGTCAAGAAGTTAAAAAGTCCTAAAACTTCACCAGGGCCTGCTTTGAGCAAGTCTCAGATTGACTttgcttttgattatttaGCTGATTGGGTGTACGAGTCTTGTGGGtctgtttctttttctgctCTTGAGCATCCTAAGTTCCGGGCATTCTTGAATCAAGTTGGTTTGCCTGCTGTTTCAAGAAGAGAGTTTTCTGGTGGTAGGTTGGATATTAAGTTCGAAGAAACTAAGGCCGAGTCTGAGGCAAGAATTAGAGATGCtatgttttttcaaattgcaTCTGATGGTTGGAAAGTTAAGAATCACAGGGGTTTCAGTGAGTTGAATTTGGTGAACTTGACATTGAATTTGCCCAATGGGACGAGTTTGTATCGAAGAGCTGTGTTTGTTAGTGACTCGGTGCCTTCTAAGTATGCAGAAGAGGTTTTATGGGAGACTATATCAGGCATTTGCGGGAGTGCTGTGCAGCAGTGTGTAGGTATAGTTGCAGACAGGTTTAAGGCTAAGGCACTGAGGAATTTAGAGAATCAGAATTATTGGATGGTTAATCTTTCATGCCAATTCCAAGGTTTCACTAATTTGATTAAGGACTTTAGCAAGGAGCTTTCACTGTTCAAGACTGTTACTGAGAATTGCTTCAAACTTGCAAATTTCATCAATAACAAGAGTCAAATTCGAAATAGTTTCCATAAGTATCAATTGCAGGAGTACGGACATACAGGATTATTGAGAGTGCCGTTGCGTGAGCATGAGaagatggattttggtcctgTGTATAACATGCTAGAGGATATATTGAGCTCAGCTCGAGCAATACCAATGGTTTTGGTAGATGAATCGTATAAGATAGTTTCCTTGGAAGATCCAACTGCAAGAGAAGTTGCTGAAATGATTAGAGATGTGGGGTTTTGGAATGAACTGGAAGCGGTGCATTCATTGGTTAAGTTGATCAAGGAAATGGCTCAGGAGATTGAAACAGAGAGGCCATTAGTTGGTCAATGCCTGCCGCTGTGGGATGAACTAAGAGGAAAAGTGAAGGATTGGTGTTCAAAGTTCCACATTGCGGAAGGAGAAGTGGAGAAAGTGGTCGAAAGGCGGTTCAAGAAGAATTATCATCCTGCTTGGGCTGCTGCATACATACTTGATCCACTGTATTTGCTTAGGGACACTAGTGGCAAATACCTTCCTCCTTTCAAATGCCTGACAGCTGAGCAGGAAAAGGATGTGGACAAGCTCATAACCAGGCTTGTCTCCAGGGAGGAAGCTCATATTGCATTAATGGAACTCATGAAATGGAGAACAGAAGGGCTTGATCCAGTGTATGCCAGAGCTGTACAGATGAAGGAAAGAGATCCCATAACAGGAAAGATGAGAATGGCCAATCCGCAAAGTAGTAGGCTTGTGTGGGAGACTTATCTTACTGAGTTTAAGTCGCTAGGGAAAGTTGCAGTGAGGCTTATTTTCCTTCATGCTACCGCCTGTGGATTCAAATGCAATTGGTCTTTGTTAAAATGGGTGTGTGCCCATGGGCACTCGAGAGCAGCATTGGACAAGGCACAAAAGTTGATATTTGTTGCAGCTCATTCAAAGTTTGAGAGGCGGGAGTTTTCAAGCGATGAAGATAAGGATGCAGAGCTTTTCGCATTGGCAAACG ACGCTGGGGACAAAGATATTGTTGGACTGGAGAGGCCACCGTAA